One window of Cohnella hashimotonis genomic DNA carries:
- a CDS encoding isoprenyl transferase produces MSNRFLGGLFGKKEDGGQGRAGSSQSRASEDLLKEGRIPRHVAIIMDGNGRWAKARGLPRVAGHHSGMKAVKRITQAADRLGVEFLTMYAFSTENWKRPKAEVDFLMKLPQEFLSIELEDLIRNNVQVKMMGVRDLLPDFTLDAIEEAVRRTANNTGLVLNFALNYGSRMEIVEAARTIAKRAAAGELSPDEIDEQTFQQSLLSGDFPDPDLLIRTSGELRLSNFMLWQLAYSEFWFTDVYWPEFSEAHFHEAIREYQRRARRYGGI; encoded by the coding sequence ATGAGCAATCGATTCTTAGGCGGTCTGTTCGGCAAAAAGGAGGACGGCGGGCAAGGGCGGGCAGGAAGCTCGCAGTCCCGGGCGTCCGAGGATTTGCTGAAGGAAGGCCGAATTCCCCGGCACGTGGCCATCATCATGGACGGCAACGGACGCTGGGCCAAAGCCCGCGGACTGCCGCGGGTGGCAGGACACCATAGCGGCATGAAGGCCGTCAAGCGCATTACCCAAGCCGCCGATCGTCTAGGCGTAGAGTTTTTGACGATGTACGCGTTCTCCACGGAAAACTGGAAGCGGCCCAAGGCTGAAGTCGACTTTTTGATGAAGCTGCCGCAGGAGTTTCTGTCGATCGAGCTCGAAGACTTGATCCGCAACAACGTGCAGGTGAAAATGATGGGCGTGCGGGATTTGCTGCCGGACTTTACGCTCGATGCGATCGAGGAGGCGGTTCGCCGCACGGCGAACAACACGGGACTCGTGCTCAACTTCGCGCTTAACTACGGGAGCCGGATGGAAATCGTCGAGGCGGCCAGGACGATCGCGAAGCGCGCGGCTGCAGGCGAGCTGTCGCCGGACGAGATCGACGAGCAAACGTTCCAGCAGTCGCTGCTTAGCGGAGACTTCCCGGATCCGGATTTGCTCATCCGCACCAGCGGCGAGTTGCGACTTAGCAATTTCATGCTTTGGCAGCTTGCATACAGCGAATTTTGGTTTACGGACGTCTATTGGCCCGAATTTTCGGAAGCGCATTTCCATGAAGCGATTCGCGAGTATCAACGGCGCGCGCGCCGCTACGGAGGGATCTGA
- the proS gene encoding proline--tRNA ligase translates to MSKDKGFVTEITPQAEDFSRWYIDVIKKAELMDYSPVRGCIVFRPEGYELWENIQRDLDRRFKETGHRNAYFPLLIPESFFQKEKEHVEGFNPELPMVTEAGGEILEERLAVRPTSETMFGHMYAKWINSYRDLPLLINQWANVFRWEKRTMPFLRTSEFLWQEGHTAHEDEADARRETMQMLDVYTDFVESVLAIPVIKGQKTPSERFAGAVDTYSIEAMMKDGRAVQAGTSHYLGTKFAVAFDIKYLSRENTQEYCHTTSWGVSTRLIGALIMVHGDDRGLVLPPKVAPTQVIMIPIGPPKTRETVIAKTDELFAQLKAAGIRVRVDDRSDVSPGWKFNEYEMRGIPIRLELGPRDLENGVCVLVSRVTGEKKQVPLDNLAASVAEMLEEVHAQMYERALEFRESHLFDVETLDQLKAAFEEKRGFAYAGWCGDDACESKVKEETGATSRNIPFEPQTTKSVCLCCGKPAAHTVVFARAY, encoded by the coding sequence ATGTCCAAGGATAAAGGGTTCGTAACGGAAATAACGCCGCAGGCGGAGGACTTCAGCCGCTGGTATATCGACGTCATCAAAAAAGCCGAGCTTATGGATTATTCGCCGGTGCGCGGGTGTATCGTTTTCCGTCCGGAGGGCTACGAGCTGTGGGAGAATATCCAGCGCGACCTGGACCGCCGCTTCAAGGAGACGGGCCACCGCAACGCCTATTTCCCGCTGCTGATTCCGGAGAGCTTTTTTCAGAAGGAAAAAGAGCATGTCGAGGGATTTAATCCCGAGCTGCCGATGGTGACGGAGGCGGGCGGCGAGATTCTGGAGGAGAGACTGGCCGTACGTCCTACGTCTGAGACGATGTTCGGACATATGTACGCCAAGTGGATCAATTCCTACCGCGATTTGCCGCTGCTCATCAACCAATGGGCGAACGTATTCCGCTGGGAAAAGCGCACGATGCCGTTTTTGCGGACGAGCGAATTTCTGTGGCAGGAAGGACATACGGCGCACGAGGATGAGGCGGATGCCCGCCGCGAGACGATGCAAATGCTGGACGTGTACACGGACTTCGTGGAGAGCGTGCTGGCGATTCCGGTCATCAAGGGGCAGAAGACGCCTTCCGAGCGTTTCGCCGGCGCCGTCGACACGTATTCCATCGAAGCGATGATGAAGGATGGGCGCGCCGTACAGGCAGGCACCTCGCATTATCTTGGCACCAAGTTCGCCGTCGCGTTCGACATCAAGTATTTGAGCCGCGAGAACACCCAGGAGTACTGCCATACGACCTCCTGGGGCGTCAGCACGCGCTTGATCGGCGCGCTGATCATGGTTCACGGCGACGACCGCGGTCTCGTATTGCCGCCTAAGGTCGCGCCGACGCAGGTCATCATGATTCCGATCGGACCGCCCAAGACGCGCGAGACGGTCATCGCCAAGACGGACGAGCTGTTCGCGCAGTTGAAGGCCGCCGGCATCCGCGTACGCGTAGACGACCGCTCCGACGTGTCGCCGGGCTGGAAGTTCAACGAATACGAGATGCGCGGAATCCCGATTCGCCTCGAGCTCGGTCCGCGCGATTTGGAGAACGGCGTATGCGTGCTCGTATCTCGCGTGACGGGCGAGAAGAAGCAGGTGCCGCTCGACAATCTGGCGGCATCCGTAGCGGAGATGCTCGAGGAAGTGCACGCGCAGATGTACGAGCGGGCGCTTGAATTCCGCGAGTCGCATCTGTTCGACGTCGAGACGCTCGACCAGCTCAAGGCCGCTTTCGAAGAGAAGCGGGGCTTCGCGTATGCCGGCTGGTGCGGCGACGACGCTTGCGAGAGCAAGGTGAAGGAAGAGACCGGCGCGACGAGCCGCAATATCCCGTTCGAGCCGCAGACGACCAAGAGCGTTTGCCTTTGCTGCGGCAAGCCTGCCGCGCATACGGTCGTATTCGCTAGAGCTTACTAA
- a CDS encoding phosphatidate cytidylyltransferase, protein MGQRIVTGVVAGAAFLALLGLGGWYYSLMLAALALIGYHEFVKLNKLPASRLDVLCGFAATLVLALPHLPFGWTTPSAESVSWVLMFLLLSATVFSKNRITLDQSALLFVGAFYIGLGFRYMALTREMPHGVFWPLLVFFCIWASDAGAYFVGKAIGRTKLWPSISPNKTVEGALGGLVIALLVAIVFAVVWPDWIDFGTALAVALAAAVAGQLGDLIQSAYKRLRGVKDSGNLLPGHGGVLDRTDSWLVVFPLIHLLGLI, encoded by the coding sequence ATGGGGCAACGGATCGTGACGGGCGTCGTGGCCGGCGCCGCTTTTTTAGCGTTGCTGGGACTGGGCGGCTGGTATTATTCGCTCATGCTCGCAGCGCTCGCACTTATCGGATACCATGAATTCGTCAAGCTCAACAAGCTTCCGGCGAGCCGCCTGGACGTGCTGTGCGGCTTTGCGGCCACGCTCGTGCTTGCCCTGCCGCACCTGCCCTTCGGCTGGACGACGCCGAGTGCGGAGTCGGTATCGTGGGTGCTGATGTTTTTGCTGCTGTCCGCGACCGTGTTCAGTAAAAACAGAATTACGCTCGATCAATCGGCGCTGCTGTTCGTCGGCGCTTTTTATATCGGACTCGGCTTTCGCTATATGGCGCTGACACGCGAGATGCCGCACGGCGTGTTTTGGCCGCTGCTCGTCTTTTTTTGCATCTGGGCTTCGGACGCCGGCGCCTATTTTGTCGGCAAGGCAATCGGCAGAACGAAGCTGTGGCCTTCGATCAGCCCCAACAAGACCGTCGAGGGCGCGCTGGGCGGTCTGGTCATCGCGCTGCTCGTAGCGATCGTGTTCGCGGTGGTATGGCCGGACTGGATCGATTTCGGTACCGCGCTTGCTGTCGCGCTCGCCGCCGCGGTCGCAGGTCAGCTCGGCGATTTGATCCAATCCGCATACAAAAGGCTGCGCGGCGTCAAGGACTCGGGCAATCTGCTGCCGGGACACGGCGGCGTGCTCGATCGTACGGACAGCTGGTTGGTCGTATTTCCGCTCATTCATTTGCTGGGACTGATCTGA
- the sdaAA gene encoding L-serine ammonia-lyase, iron-sulfur-dependent, subunit alpha — translation MRFATLAELSAQCREADMTIGRYMIEEQVRESDQTEETVVGQMASYYQIMKEAVRKGTTEETKSRSGLTGGDAKRVMEYRALGGTALGGEASAALAYALGVSEVNASMGRIIATPTAGSCGIIPGVFVSTQERFGWTDDKMVEALFAAGAIGYVIANRSFISGAEGGCQAEVGSAVGMAAGALTELRGGTPEQAVHAVGLALKNSLGLICDPVGGLVEIPCIVRNGFGAVTALAAADMALAGVRSVIPSDEVIGVMKDIGAAMPEAHRETAKGGLAQTPTGKAILSDLRKKGGRS, via the coding sequence ATGAGATTTGCCACGCTAGCGGAGCTGTCGGCGCAATGCCGGGAAGCGGATATGACGATCGGCCGCTATATGATCGAGGAACAGGTCCGGGAATCGGATCAAACGGAGGAAACGGTCGTCGGTCAGATGGCCAGCTACTATCAGATCATGAAGGAAGCGGTGCGCAAGGGCACGACGGAGGAGACGAAGTCGCGCAGCGGCCTTACGGGCGGAGACGCGAAGCGGGTGATGGAATACCGGGCGCTAGGCGGGACGGCGCTTGGCGGCGAAGCGAGCGCTGCGCTCGCCTATGCGCTCGGCGTCTCCGAGGTCAACGCCTCGATGGGCCGAATTATCGCCACGCCGACCGCAGGCTCGTGCGGAATCATTCCGGGCGTTTTCGTGAGCACGCAGGAGCGGTTCGGCTGGACCGACGACAAGATGGTTGAAGCCTTGTTCGCGGCAGGCGCGATCGGCTACGTCATCGCGAACCGGTCGTTCATTTCCGGCGCGGAGGGCGGCTGTCAGGCCGAGGTCGGATCGGCGGTCGGCATGGCTGCAGGCGCGCTGACGGAGCTGCGCGGCGGCACACCGGAGCAGGCTGTCCATGCGGTCGGACTCGCGCTTAAAAATTCGCTCGGACTTATCTGCGACCCCGTCGGCGGACTCGTCGAGATTCCCTGCATCGTGCGCAACGGCTTCGGCGCGGTGACCGCGCTGGCGGCGGCAGATATGGCGCTTGCCGGCGTCCGCAGCGTAATTCCGTCGGACGAGGTGATCGGCGTCATGAAGGATATCGGAGCCGCCATGCCCGAAGCGCATCGCGAGACGGCGAAGGGCGGCCTCGCCCAGACGCCCACGGGCAAAGCGATTCTTAGCGACCTGCGCAAGAAAGGCGGGCGTTCATGA
- a CDS encoding M20 metallopeptidase family protein, which yields MSAIVSWKDKAALLADELTAVRRQLHRFPELSFEERETARLVAERLTRLGLSCRTAFGGHGVVADIVGDAAGPVVALRADMDALPIVEETGLPFASERPGAMHACGHDAHTAMLLGAAELLVQTRSTLKGTVRLIFQSAEEINEGAKAMIREGVLDGVDEIYGLHNLPTLSAGFASVRPGPLMGSVDRIDILVEGKGAHGAIPDQGIDPILCAGAIVMSLQSLVSRETSPFDPVVVTIGSIHAGDANNVIPSACRMTGTVRAFDPDVRERLPAGIERIVTRIADSYRCSASLTYIRQTQVLINHPEAARKVAEAIDAVAGPGRRLEAAPTLAGEDFSEYLKHVPGCFFWLGSGPSENAEYAFGLHHPRFELNEACLPLGAALLAGIAARRLEEGPLSAGSPAEGGGHA from the coding sequence ATGAGCGCGATCGTCTCATGGAAAGACAAGGCGGCGCTGCTCGCAGACGAGCTGACCGCCGTCAGGCGGCAGCTGCACCGGTTTCCCGAGCTCAGCTTCGAGGAACGGGAGACCGCGCGTCTCGTTGCCGAGCGGCTGACCCGGCTCGGATTGTCTTGCCGCACGGCGTTCGGCGGTCACGGCGTCGTAGCGGACATCGTCGGCGATGCCGCGGGTCCGGTCGTCGCGCTCCGCGCAGACATGGACGCGCTCCCGATCGTCGAAGAGACGGGGTTGCCGTTCGCCTCCGAGCGCCCCGGCGCGATGCATGCCTGCGGGCATGACGCGCACACGGCGATGCTGCTCGGCGCGGCCGAGCTGCTCGTCCAGACGCGATCGACGCTGAAGGGCACGGTCAGACTCATTTTTCAGTCCGCCGAAGAGATCAACGAAGGCGCCAAGGCGATGATTCGCGAAGGCGTGCTGGACGGCGTCGACGAGATTTACGGCTTGCACAACCTCCCGACGCTGTCCGCCGGCTTCGCATCGGTTCGTCCCGGACCGCTGATGGGCTCGGTCGACCGCATCGATATCCTGGTCGAAGGCAAAGGCGCGCACGGCGCCATCCCCGATCAGGGTATCGATCCGATTCTTTGCGCCGGCGCGATCGTCATGTCGCTTCAGAGCCTGGTCTCGCGGGAGACGTCGCCGTTCGATCCGGTCGTCGTGACGATCGGCAGCATTCACGCGGGCGACGCCAACAATGTCATTCCGTCGGCCTGCCGCATGACGGGTACCGTCCGGGCGTTCGATCCCGACGTGCGGGAGCGCTTGCCCGCCGGCATCGAGCGGATCGTGACGCGGATCGCGGACAGCTATCGCTGCAGCGCGAGCCTGACATATATCCGCCAGACGCAGGTGCTGATTAACCATCCCGAAGCGGCCCGCAAGGTCGCGGAGGCAATCGACGCGGTCGCCGGACCGGGCAGAAGGCTGGAGGCGGCTCCAACGCTCGCAGGCGAGGACTTTTCCGAATATTTGAAGCATGTACCCGGCTGCTTTTTCTGGCTCGGCTCGGGTCCGTCGGAAAATGCCGAGTACGCGTTCGGCCTGCACCATCCCCGCTTCGAGCTGAACGAAGCCTGCCTGCCGCTCGGCGCGGCGCTGCTTGCCGGCATCGCGGCGAGAAGGCTGGAAGAAGGCCCGTTGTCGGCCGGCTCACCGGCGGAAGGAGGCGGGCACGCGTGA
- a CDS encoding 1-deoxy-D-xylulose-5-phosphate reductoisomerase has product MKKKVAVLGSTGSIGTQTLDVVSREPEAYEVVSLAAGTRHELLLEQAHRFRPKLVSIGSKALADKIRADLPAGTRLVWGEEGLIEAAAGADANYVVCALLGSLGLKSTLAAIDAGAAIGLANKETLVTAGHIVMRKSAERGVPLLPIDSEHSAIFQCLNGENRGAIRRLVITASGGSFRDRARSELGGVTVEDALKHPNWSMGAKITIDSATMANKGLEVIEARWLFDLPYDRIDVVLHPESIVHSMVEFVDTSVMAQLGNPDMRVPIQYALTYPERRPSPASPLDLLRAGTLHFKEMDFDRYPCLRMAYEAGRAGGTAPTVFNAANEVAVARFLKREIPFLAIEEIIESALAAHETTVEPDLEEIAFADGRAREAAAGWRK; this is encoded by the coding sequence TTGAAAAAGAAGGTGGCGGTGCTCGGCAGCACCGGTTCGATAGGCACCCAGACGCTCGACGTCGTCTCTCGGGAGCCCGAAGCGTATGAGGTCGTCAGCCTGGCGGCCGGAACGCGGCACGAGCTTTTGCTCGAACAAGCCCATCGCTTCAGGCCCAAGCTCGTATCGATCGGCTCGAAAGCGCTGGCCGATAAGATCAGGGCGGACCTGCCAGCCGGCACGAGGCTCGTGTGGGGAGAAGAAGGCTTGATCGAAGCGGCGGCGGGCGCCGATGCGAATTATGTCGTATGCGCGCTGCTCGGCAGCCTCGGCTTGAAGTCGACGCTGGCCGCGATCGATGCGGGAGCCGCCATCGGTCTGGCGAATAAAGAGACGCTTGTGACGGCCGGGCACATCGTCATGCGAAAAAGCGCGGAGCGCGGCGTGCCGCTGCTGCCTATCGACAGCGAGCATTCCGCGATCTTCCAGTGCCTGAACGGCGAGAATCGCGGCGCGATCAGGCGCCTTGTCATCACGGCTTCCGGCGGAAGCTTCCGAGATCGCGCCCGCAGCGAGCTTGGCGGCGTGACGGTCGAGGACGCGCTGAAGCATCCCAATTGGTCGATGGGCGCGAAAATTACGATCGACTCGGCGACGATGGCGAACAAGGGCCTCGAGGTGATCGAGGCGCGCTGGCTGTTCGACTTGCCGTACGACCGGATCGACGTCGTGCTGCATCCGGAGAGCATCGTGCATTCGATGGTCGAATTCGTCGATACGAGCGTCATGGCTCAACTCGGCAATCCGGACATGCGGGTGCCGATACAGTACGCGCTCACTTACCCGGAGCGTCGACCGTCGCCCGCATCTCCGCTGGATCTGCTGCGCGCAGGCACGCTGCATTTTAAGGAAATGGATTTCGACCGGTATCCGTGTCTTAGAATGGCATACGAGGCCGGGAGAGCAGGCGGGACGGCCCCGACCGTATTCAACGCGGCGAACGAGGTCGCCGTGGCCCGTTTCCTGAAGCGCGAGATTCCGTTTCTTGCGATCGAGGAGATTATCGAATCTGCGCTCGCCGCGCACGAGACGACCGTCGAGCCGGACCTCGAGGAGATCGCTTTCGCGGACGGCCGGGCGCGCGAAGCTGCAGCCGGATGGCGCAAATAG
- a CDS encoding NAD-dependent epimerase/dehydratase family protein, with the protein MHTIEQLEAKLAEPSEALVKQLSAIDGDIVVLGVGGKMGPSLARLAANAVRAGGLNKRVIGVSRFSSSETREELESAGVETISCELLDDEALKALPNATNVIYMAGNKFGTTGREHFTWAMNAYLPGRVAEKYKDSRIVVFSSGNIYPFMPVGGGGADESIAPEPLGEYAQSTLGRERIFEYHSHKNGTPMTMFRLNYAIDLRYGVLLELARAIREERPIDLTTGYANVIWQGDANAMALRSLAIASSPPAILNVTGPETMSVRWAAGQLSKRLGKEAIFEGKESETALLNNASKSHQLFGYPSVSLLQLIDWTAEWVLQGGATWNKPTHFQERKGKF; encoded by the coding sequence ATGCATACGATAGAACAACTGGAAGCAAAGCTAGCCGAACCGTCGGAGGCGCTTGTCAAGCAGCTGTCGGCGATCGACGGAGACATCGTCGTGCTCGGCGTCGGCGGCAAAATGGGCCCGAGCCTGGCCAGGCTCGCGGCTAATGCCGTACGTGCCGGCGGACTTAACAAACGTGTCATCGGCGTATCTCGTTTCAGCAGCAGCGAGACCCGCGAAGAGCTGGAATCCGCAGGCGTCGAGACGATCTCTTGCGAGCTGCTCGACGACGAGGCGCTGAAGGCGCTGCCGAACGCCACGAATGTCATTTATATGGCGGGCAACAAATTCGGCACGACGGGCCGCGAGCATTTCACCTGGGCGATGAATGCGTATTTGCCGGGACGGGTAGCCGAAAAATATAAAGATTCGCGCATCGTCGTCTTTTCTTCGGGCAACATTTATCCGTTCATGCCGGTCGGCGGGGGCGGGGCGGATGAATCCATCGCGCCGGAGCCGCTGGGCGAGTACGCCCAATCGACGCTGGGCAGAGAACGGATTTTCGAATATCACTCGCACAAAAACGGCACGCCGATGACGATGTTCAGACTGAACTACGCGATCGATCTCCGTTACGGCGTATTGCTGGAGCTGGCGCGCGCAATCCGCGAGGAGCGTCCGATCGATCTGACGACCGGCTACGCCAACGTCATCTGGCAGGGCGACGCCAACGCGATGGCGCTGCGGAGTCTGGCGATCGCTTCGAGCCCGCCGGCGATCCTGAACGTAACGGGACCGGAGACGATGTCCGTACGGTGGGCGGCAGGCCAGCTGTCCAAACGGCTTGGCAAGGAAGCGATTTTCGAAGGCAAGGAATCCGAGACCGCGCTGCTGAACAATGCGTCGAAGTCCCATCAGCTGTTCGGCTATCCGAGCGTATCGCTGCTGCAACTGATCGACTGGACGGCGGAATGGGTGCTGCAAGGCGGCGCGACATGGAACAAGCCGACCCACTTCCAGGAACGAAAGGGGAAATTCTGA
- the sdaAB gene encoding L-serine ammonia-lyase, iron-sulfur-dependent subunit beta has product MRFKDVFSIMGPSMIGPSSSHTAGAARLGLTARQALGGQPDEADIIFSGSFAETYMGHGTDLAVTAGLLGCAPDDERIRDSIALAEAAGMELRFGTELRPGGHPNTVRFELRKGERALTMVGCSIGGGNVEIVGVDGFDVKFGADCPTLLVNHQDMAGTVAAMALIVGRANLNIRAMDVDRQSRSGRALTVMEMDQAVSAEVRRELQALPQVERVRLIHLNEEEGQE; this is encoded by the coding sequence ATGCGATTTAAAGACGTCTTTTCCATCATGGGACCCAGCATGATCGGCCCCTCCAGCTCGCATACGGCGGGCGCCGCGAGACTCGGGCTGACGGCGCGCCAGGCGCTCGGCGGGCAGCCGGACGAAGCGGACATCATCTTCTCGGGTTCGTTCGCGGAAACGTACATGGGTCACGGCACCGACCTGGCCGTGACGGCCGGATTGCTCGGCTGCGCGCCCGACGACGAACGAATCCGGGACTCGATCGCGCTGGCCGAAGCGGCTGGCATGGAGCTGCGATTCGGCACCGAGCTCCGGCCCGGCGGCCATCCCAATACGGTTCGGTTCGAGCTGCGCAAGGGAGAACGGGCACTGACGATGGTCGGCTGCTCGATCGGCGGCGGCAACGTCGAGATCGTCGGCGTAGACGGATTCGACGTGAAGTTCGGCGCGGACTGTCCGACGCTGCTCGTCAATCATCAGGACATGGCGGGGACCGTCGCCGCGATGGCGCTGATCGTCGGGCGCGCCAATCTGAATATCCGGGCAATGGACGTCGATCGTCAGAGCAGAAGCGGCCGCGCGCTCACCGTCATGGAGATGGATCAGGCGGTGTCTGCCGAGGTGAGGCGCGAGCTGCAGGCGCTGCCGCAAGTCGAGCGGGTCCGCTTGATCCATCTGAACGAGGAGGAGGGGCAAGAATGA
- the rseP gene encoding RIP metalloprotease RseP, with the protein MEMVQVVFLTVLVFFVLVSIHEFGHFYFAKRAGVLVREFAIGFGPKLFSIKRGESRFTLRLLPIGGFVRMAGEDPEVVEVQAGHTVGVRIKDDKVTRIYLDRLDERTQILRGEVTAIDLERHLYLTLDVDGDVQRYDVHPQALIVAKGRDTQIAPLDRQFGSASAGKKAMTIFAGPLMNFILAFVLFAVFFQSYGVAVEPNTKIFINEVTADGAAKAAGLQKGDLVVSVNGVAVEGDSQKLSQAITGSAGKPMNWIVDRDGQQVKITVTPSASTGKVGIVMAPEMRHPGFGETFSLAGHAMVDSTKKIFDGFRKIIFGEVKLEELNGPVGTAQVTVEIAKQGVTQLTWWGAILSLYLGIFNLLPIPALDGSRLLFIGIEAIRGRPVDPNRESLVHFIGFAALMLLMVVVTYNDIIRLVKG; encoded by the coding sequence ATGGAAATGGTACAGGTTGTTTTTCTAACGGTTCTCGTCTTTTTTGTGCTCGTCTCGATTCATGAGTTCGGACACTTTTATTTTGCCAAGCGGGCCGGCGTGCTGGTGCGGGAGTTTGCGATCGGGTTCGGCCCGAAGCTGTTCTCGATCAAGCGCGGAGAGAGCCGGTTCACGCTGCGGCTGCTGCCGATCGGCGGTTTCGTGCGAATGGCGGGAGAGGATCCCGAGGTCGTCGAGGTGCAGGCGGGGCATACGGTAGGCGTCCGGATCAAGGACGACAAGGTGACGCGCATTTATTTGGATCGGCTTGACGAGCGGACGCAAATCTTGCGCGGGGAAGTCACGGCGATCGATCTCGAGCGCCACCTGTATCTGACGCTGGACGTGGACGGAGACGTGCAGCGGTACGACGTCCACCCGCAGGCGCTCATCGTCGCGAAGGGCAGAGACACGCAGATCGCGCCGCTGGACCGCCAGTTCGGCAGCGCTTCGGCAGGCAAGAAGGCGATGACCATATTCGCCGGCCCGCTGATGAACTTTATTTTGGCGTTCGTGCTGTTCGCCGTCTTTTTTCAATCGTACGGCGTAGCGGTCGAGCCGAATACGAAGATTTTCATCAATGAAGTGACTGCCGACGGCGCGGCGAAGGCGGCCGGGCTGCAGAAGGGCGACCTGGTCGTTTCCGTTAACGGCGTCGCTGTCGAAGGAGACAGCCAGAAGCTGTCCCAGGCGATCACGGGCAGCGCGGGCAAGCCGATGAATTGGATCGTGGACCGGGACGGTCAACAAGTGAAAATAACGGTGACGCCGAGCGCGAGCACGGGCAAGGTCGGCATCGTAATGGCGCCGGAAATGCGGCATCCGGGCTTTGGAGAGACCTTCTCGCTCGCAGGTCATGCGATGGTGGACAGCACGAAGAAAATTTTCGACGGCTTCCGCAAGATCATTTTCGGCGAGGTCAAGCTTGAAGAGCTCAACGGACCGGTCGGAACGGCGCAGGTGACCGTTGAGATCGCCAAGCAGGGCGTGACGCAGCTGACCTGGTGGGGCGCGATTTTAAGCCTGTACCTGGGCATCTTCAATCTGCTGCCGATCCCGGCGCTCGACGGAAGCCGCCTGCTGTTCATCGGCATCGAGGCGATCCGCGGCCGCCCGGTCGATCCGAACCGCGAGAGCCTTGTTCACTTTATCGGCTTCGCGGCGCTGATGCTGCTGATGGTCGTCGTCACTTACAACGATATTATCAGGTTGGTCAAAGGCTGA
- a CDS encoding dihydrodipicolinate synthase family protein yields the protein MATVYLSDALNAALQDGLVIPAHPLALDANRKLDERRQRALTRYYVASGAGGVAVGVHSTQFEIRDPEHDLYETVLRMAAEEVDKAAPSRPFIKVAGVCGPAEQALSETAIALKLGYDAVLLSMGGLGQLTEEALLERTRQVAAVMPVIGFYLQPSVGGRIFTYEFWRAFADIPNVVAIKMAPFNRYQTLDVARAVCHSERKDEIALYTGNDDNIVVDLFTTFRFTIDGRAVEKQVVGGLLGHWAVWTQKAVALLEEIKTARREPSIAKEWLVRNIQVTDSNAAFFDPSHQFAGCIPGIHEVLRRQGLLEGTWCLNPHEELSPGQSGEIDRVYAQYPDLNDDAFVATHLEEWLQER from the coding sequence ATGGCGACCGTATACTTGTCGGATGCGCTGAACGCGGCGCTGCAGGACGGCCTCGTTATTCCGGCACACCCGCTTGCGCTGGACGCGAACCGCAAGCTTGACGAGCGGCGGCAGCGGGCGCTCACCCGTTATTACGTCGCTTCAGGCGCGGGCGGCGTCGCCGTCGGCGTTCACTCCACCCAGTTCGAGATTCGCGATCCCGAGCATGACCTGTATGAGACCGTGCTTCGCATGGCCGCCGAGGAGGTCGACAAGGCGGCGCCTTCCCGTCCGTTCATCAAGGTTGCGGGCGTGTGCGGACCGGCGGAGCAGGCGCTGAGCGAGACGGCGATCGCCCTTAAGCTGGGCTACGACGCGGTGCTGCTCAGCATGGGCGGACTCGGGCAATTGACCGAGGAAGCGCTGCTCGAGCGGACGAGGCAGGTCGCGGCAGTCATGCCGGTCATCGGATTTTACCTGCAGCCTTCGGTCGGGGGAAGAATATTCACGTACGAATTCTGGCGTGCCTTCGCCGACATTCCGAACGTGGTCGCGATCAAGATGGCGCCGTTCAACCGTTACCAGACGCTTGACGTAGCCCGCGCCGTCTGCCATTCGGAACGCAAGGACGAGATCGCGCTCTACACCGGCAACGACGACAATATCGTCGTGGACCTGTTCACGACCTTTCGCTTTACCATCGACGGCCGGGCCGTCGAGAAGCAGGTCGTCGGCGGTCTGCTGGGCCACTGGGCGGTATGGACGCAGAAGGCGGTCGCGCTTCTCGAAGAGATCAAGACGGCCAGACGAGAGCCGTCGATTGCAAAGGAATGGCTCGTTCGCAATATCCAGGTGACGGATTCCAATGCCGCTTTCTTCGATCCTTCGCACCAGTTCGCAGGCTGCATCCCGGGCATCCACGAGGTGCTGCGACGCCAAGGCTTGCTGGAGGGAACCTGGTGCCTTAATCCGCACGAAGAGCTGTCGCCGGGTCAATCCGGGGAGATCGACCGCGTGTACGCGCAGTATCCGGATCTCAACGACGACGCGTTCGTCGCGACACATCTCGAAGAATGGCTGCAGGAGCGTTAA